The nucleotide sequence CCTTGTACCTCACGGCATCAGCACGGCGGGTGGGGGCCCAGACCCCGCTAGCTGCGCGGCCTTTGACGGCGCCTTCGAGAGTCCATGCCGCGCCGGCGCCGTGAGGGCGGCCGTCAACACCACGGCGTTCAGTACCGGTGCGCGCAGCCGCTCGCGAAAGCCGCGGTGCTACCGTCCGCGCCCCGGCGCACCGACGTGCCCCGGGTTCACCTTGACCTTGGGCAGGTTGATGTTTGGTACGGGGACGTAGGGGATGTTCTCCACCGCGTTGATATTGGGTACGCCAATGTCGACGCTGGTGCAGGCGGACACCCCAACCACGTCAACACAGCCCTCCGCGCCGGGGGCGGCGCTGGCGTTGGCGGCGCCCAGCATCGCCGCCGCGGCGGCGGGGGCGGTCGCGAGAATCGCAGCGAGGCTCATCGGTCCGATTCGCATGGCAGTCATCCTTCCGACGGGCCGAGCTGGATCAAAAGACCCAAAAGCTCGGCGCAGGGGTTATTGGCAGCGACCCTTGAAATCAACCAGCGGCTGACGGATGCCCTGAAGGTCGGTTCTCACCGACGGGTTGGCGTCGAGATAGTTCTGCGTGTTCGCGCTCATCGCATCGCGATCCTGGCCCCTGAGACCGGTGAAGAAATCGTTCACGTCGGGATGGTTGAACAGGTAGTCCGCCGTGGCGTTGGAAACACCGGATGCGGTGCGGGCCAGGTCAGCGGCCGTGCAGTTCGCTGGCGGATCGGCAACGGCGATAGCGGCGCTACCGAACAGGAGGGTGGCGCTGAATGCGCCGACTGCGATCCCACGGTGCACTGCTGGGGCTGAGAGTGACATGGCAACCTCCTCTGAGGTGTGGTTACGCCAACGACACTTCAGTCGGAAACTGCTGGGCACAAAGCGTCGTTGGTTTGTGTCTCGGGCAAGTCCAACACGGCAACCGTGCAGCTCGCGAGTGCCGAAAGTCCCGTACTGCGATGAAATCCGATGGGAAGTCAGCACGGCCGGTGAGTCCCGCGCGTCGGCAACGCCGCGGCACCTCATAGTGCAGGATTACGGTGTTGCAGCCGTACCTAGTCGAGAGTCCGAACCGTACGAATGCGAGGAGCGTCCATGCGCGGCAGACGAGGACTTCAGCTGATCGCCATCGCCGGTGTGGCGGGCTTGGCGGCGTGCAGCAACACGGCAATCAACTCGCCCACGGGGCGCGGCAATGCATCGACGCCCGCGGGGCCGCCGTCGATCACCAGCGAGCCGTTCGGTGAGGTCGATGCGACCCCGGTGAGCCGCTACACGCTCAACAGCGGGCACGGAATGCGGGTGCGAATCCTGACTTACGGCGGCATCATCCAGTCGATCGAAGTCCCCGATCGAACCGGACGTATCGGCAACGTGGTGCTGGGCTTTCCGACCCTGGCCGGCTACCTGAACAACACCGGATCCGCCAAAACCTATTTCGGCGCGATCATCGGCCGCTACGGCAACCGGATCGCCGGGGGAGTCTTCTCGCTCGACGGCCACGAGTATCACCTGCCCATCAACGACGGCGGTAACAGCCTGCACGGCGGCACCGCCGGATTCGATACCAAGGTGTGGCAGGCCAGCGTGGAAAAAGGCGGCGACAGCGTGGGCCTGAAGCTCCACTATGTCAGTCCCGCGGGAGAAATGGGTTTTCCCGGGGCGC is from Mycobacterium marinum and encodes:
- a CDS encoding heme-binding protein yields the protein MSLSAPAVHRGIAVGAFSATLLFGSAAIAVADPPANCTAADLARTASGVSNATADYLFNHPDVNDFFTGLRGQDRDAMSANTQNYLDANPSVRTDLQGIRQPLVDFKGRCQ